GCCATGTGGACGATGTTCGATCGTAACGATGCGCCACTCGTGAATGGACACAGCTACGCCCGCTTCGATGTTCAGAAGGACCAATTCACTCAACTAGCTGGATTCTGGAAGCTATAGGCCTTGCGAGCGCCGAGGTGCCTGTAACTTCGGCATACACCACGACGGGAGCCTGCGTGCTGCTCGGGCTTCTGCTCTTAGAAGAAGCCCGTCAGCTGCTTCAAGCGGCCCTGGTCACTGAACACTCCATGCGTGTGTGCGGTAGTGACCACAGTGTCATCGCCCTTGTACAGAGTCCACTCCAGCAAGACCTGGCTATGGTGTGTTAGCAACTTATTGAGCCTGAAGTAGGCTCCAGGCAGACGCTGCTGGAATTGTTCTACGTGCGCTAATAGGCCATCAAAGCCGTGGCTTTCCTCCGCCGGATTCGTGGATACGACATCGTCGCTCACAGCTTTGAGTAGCAGTTGTCTCCGCTCTTCCTGCGATATATTTCCGTACGCATGCAGATAGTCTTTAATGAGGGCCTCGGCATCACTCTTTGTCATCTCAATCTCCGTCTTTGATCTCGGAGCCAAGTAACGCGTCTCCGATTCCCCAAGGTTAGCTGCGGCCTGCTGCGTGGTCGATAATCTTGAGCCCGAACTTGTTTATCTCTAGTCCAATTGTTCATGGATCCATTTCTCGATCTCATTCAGCTGCTCCGCCCGCGCGTGATGCTGACAGCTGGCATTTACGCCTCTGGACAGTGGGCGGTTTCGTTTCCCATGCGGAACGATGTGCTGTTCTGCTGGGTGGAATTGGGGGAGTGCCAGTTGTTTCGTGAAGGGGCTGCCCCCCTGCCTCTCAGGCCCGGTGATTTTGTGCTTATCCGCACTTCAGCTTCCTTCACTCTCGGAACAGATCCAGCACTGAGACCCGAAGACAGCGAGAGTCTCGTTGCCGCCTCGAACGATCCGGTGCTCAGGCTTGGCGACGGAACCGGAACTCCCGCGGTCCTCAAAGGCGGCAGGTTTGTATTCGACACAACAAATGAAGAGCTTTTGACTGGTTTGCTCCCCGCGCTGATCCGTGTCTCCGCTGACGATACTTCTTCCTGGCGGCTGCGGGCATTCTTGAGTCTGAATGAGACTGAATCGAAGGATCACGGACCGGGTAGCGACTTCATCTCAACCCGTCTGCTCGAAATCATCCTTGTCGAAATATTGAGACATGAATCGCATCGAGTTGACCGGGATCACACTAGCCTCCTCGCTGGTCTCAGCGATCCCATAGCTGCTCGCGCCCTGGCTGCGATGCACTCGCAGGTGGCTCAGAAGTGGACGGTCGCGAGGCTTGCACGGCTTTGCGGGGTCTCGCGATCGACGTTTGCCACTCACTTTCAACGGATTGTGGGAGTAGGGCCGATCGACTATCTCCAGCGCTGGCGAATAGCGCTGGCGAAAGATGCTTTATGCCGTGGACAGCAGACGATTGGTGAAGTCGCGGTAAGCATCGGCTTCAAGTCCTCCAGCGCCTTCAGCACAGCGTTCTCGAAGGCTGTAGGCTGTTCACCCAGGATGTATCTGAGCCGAGCGAACCCCGCATGAAGCGGAGCAAAGGAATGACATCCATTCTGCCTTGAGTGACGGACTGACCTTCAGCACAAAGCCTGTTTGTGCAGGACACAAAGTTTACTGGCCCGGTTGCGCTGAAGCGCTGAGCGAAATCTTCCGCCGCCAACATGGATGTATTCGACACTCTTCACCTGATTGACCCAGCGGGTCGAGAGATCACCTTCACTGGAACACCGATCCGAAGGTTCCGGTGGCGCGACGCCGATCATCTACGCGGCTCACTCGCTTGGCCTCGGATCGACACCGATGATCGGTTTCGATGCTGACGCGCTGCATCGCGAGTTCCGACTGGCCGAGGACGAAGTCCCGGTCATGCTGTTGTCCATTGGAGCAGAACGTCCGGGAAACTGGCCACAGAAGCCGCGCCGTCCCGTGACCGATGTGCTGCATTTCGTATAGCCCAGTTGAAAATCAATAGCGTGCGGAGATGGGTTCACACTTTCGACTAGCAGAGAACACAGGCAAAGATCATCTCTCTTCTTCATGTGCAACTATGGCTGGCTATTCCCAGAGTTGCGACGAGCAGGCTGAAGACCGCACGTTCAAATATGGCGCTGATGACGGGTAGTCTTCCGATCAAGAAAAACCGCCATTTACCCGAATGGTTTGTCCATTCACCCATTCTCCATCTGGTCCTGCCAGGAAGGAAACGGCCCCAGCGATGTCGGCTGGCTGGCCAAGACGTTCGAGAGGCGAGCGCGTGGCGGCCCGCGCCAGCATCTCCGGCGATTTGCCCTTCATGTAAAGGTCTGTCGATCCGTCCTAC
This genomic window from Terriglobus albidus contains:
- a CDS encoding AraC family transcriptional regulator — encoded protein: MDPFLDLIQLLRPRVMLTAGIYASGQWAVSFPMRNDVLFCWVELGECQLFREGAAPLPLRPGDFVLIRTSASFTLGTDPALRPEDSESLVAASNDPVLRLGDGTGTPAVLKGGRFVFDTTNEELLTGLLPALIRVSADDTSSWRLRAFLSLNETESKDHGPGSDFISTRLLEIILVEILRHESHRVDRDHTSLLAGLSDPIAARALAAMHSQVAQKWTVARLARLCGVSRSTFATHFQRIVGVGPIDYLQRWRIALAKDALCRGQQTIGEVAVSIGFKSSSAFSTAFSKAVGCSPRMYLSRANPA
- a CDS encoding nitroreductase family protein — protein: MTQRVERSPSLEHRSEGSGGATPIIYAAHSLGLGSTPMIGFDADALHREFRLAEDEVPVMLLSIGAERPGNWPQKPRRPVTDVLHFV
- a CDS encoding nuclear transport factor 2 family protein, whose protein sequence is MTKSDAEALIKDYLHAYGNISQEERRQLLLKAVSDDVVSTNPAEESHGFDGLLAHVEQFQQRLPGAYFRLNKLLTHHSQVLLEWTLYKGDDTVVTTAHTHGVFSDQGRLKQLTGFF
- a CDS encoding SDR family oxidoreductase, translated to MKGKSPEMLARAATRSPLERLGQPADIAGAVSFLAGPDGEWVNGQTIRVNGGFS